Proteins found in one Rhodobacter capsulatus SB 1003 genomic segment:
- a CDS encoding Ni/Fe hydrogenase subunit alpha, translating to MLALETAPALRLPPIPVETVARPACPGPARGETAGQGRVTICLDARGQVRQVQLHLLDLCGVETLLEGRAIAEIPEAVQRLCGLCPVSHHLAAVKAMDRIAGYDRLTPTAEKLRRLMQYGQIVQSHAVQLYHLAEPDLLLGFDSEPARRGLVDVARAFPQLATEGVLMRRFGQEVVRAITGGRLPGAGAVPGGMRRPLPRAARDQLRADVDQVIDWAAGALRVLERLHGTNPAFYDHPAETGGNLLALVGASGAVDFYDGRLRARDARGATLFDAVPAAAYRGVLAEPSGPGGPHLRALGPETGWYRVGPLARLQVCDLLTSEKAETERQRLLAPGDGKPLQGSVFHHGARLVELLHAAELIRDLLDDPELLGTDLMADRGAPQREAVGVIEAPRGTLLQRYEVDEAGRIRRCTLLLSTRNNSRAMDAALQGVAAQYCDGRRVTEDLLAHIEVAIRAFDPCLSCAAHALGQMPLSVELIDAGGAVVSGLRRGADGGVSCCVRS from the coding sequence ATGCTTGCCCTCGAGACTGCCCCCGCCCTGCGCCTGCCGCCGATCCCGGTCGAGACGGTGGCCCGTCCGGCCTGCCCGGGCCCCGCGCGCGGCGAGACTGCGGGACAGGGCAGGGTCACGATCTGCCTTGATGCGCGCGGACAGGTCCGGCAGGTGCAGCTGCACCTTCTGGACCTTTGCGGCGTCGAGACCTTGCTGGAAGGCCGCGCGATCGCCGAGATCCCCGAGGCGGTGCAACGGCTGTGCGGCCTGTGCCCGGTCAGCCATCATCTGGCCGCGGTCAAGGCGATGGACCGGATCGCGGGTTATGACCGGCTGACGCCGACGGCGGAAAAGCTGCGGCGGCTGATGCAATACGGCCAGATCGTGCAAAGCCATGCGGTGCAGCTTTATCATCTGGCCGAGCCGGACCTGCTTTTGGGCTTCGACAGCGAACCCGCAAGGCGCGGTCTGGTCGATGTCGCGCGCGCCTTTCCGCAGCTGGCGACCGAGGGGGTGCTGATGCGCCGCTTCGGTCAGGAGGTGGTGCGGGCGATCACCGGCGGGCGGTTGCCCGGCGCGGGGGCGGTGCCCGGGGGCATGCGGCGCCCGCTGCCGCGCGCGGCCCGCGATCAGCTGCGCGCCGATGTCGATCAGGTGATCGACTGGGCGGCGGGGGCGCTGCGGGTGCTGGAACGGCTGCACGGCACCAACCCGGCCTTTTACGACCATCCGGCCGAGACCGGCGGCAACCTGCTGGCGCTGGTCGGCGCCTCTGGCGCGGTGGATTTCTACGATGGCCGGCTGCGGGCCCGCGATGCCCGGGGGGCGACGCTGTTCGACGCCGTCCCCGCCGCGGCCTATCGCGGCGTTCTGGCCGAGCCCTCCGGCCCGGGCGGGCCGCATCTGCGCGCGCTGGGCCCCGAGACGGGCTGGTATCGCGTCGGACCGCTGGCGCGTTTGCAGGTCTGCGACCTTCTGACCTCCGAGAAGGCCGAGACCGAACGGCAGCGGCTTCTCGCCCCCGGGGACGGGAAGCCGTTGCAGGGGTCGGTGTTCCATCACGGCGCCCGGCTGGTCGAGCTGCTGCATGCGGCCGAGCTGATCCGCGACCTTCTGGACGATCCCGAGCTGCTGGGCACCGATCTGATGGCCGACCGCGGCGCCCCGCAGCGCGAGGCCGTCGGCGTGATCGAAGCGCCGCGCGGCACGCTTTTGCAGCGCTACGAGGTCGACGAGGCCGGGCGGATCCGCCGCTGCACGCTGCTTTTGTCCACCCGCAACAACAGCCGGGCGATGGATGCGGCGCTGCAGGGGGTGGCGGCGCAATATTGCGACGGCCGCCGCGTCACCGAGGATCTGCTCGCCCATATCGAGGTGGCGATCCGCGCCTTTGATCCCTGCCTGTCCTGTGCCGCCCATGCGCTGGGGCAGATGCCGCTGTCGGTCGAGCTGATCGATGCCGGGGGGGCGGTCGTCTCGGGGCTGCGCCGGGGCGCGGACGGGGGGGTGTCATGCTGCGTTCGATCCTAG
- a CDS encoding hydrogenase maturation factor HowW: MLRSILGPRLVVFAWGNESRGDDALGPRLAARIAQAGWSHITLIEDVQLQVEHALDLVGQDLALFIDAGMGTPAPFAFVQAVPRRFLGPSTSLGIGPEGVLEAYRQVMHDEPPPAFVLCLRGESFALEEGLSAAARAHLAQAWGFLIPLLSWPGIDRWQAALTGPAEDLFPASDDRRSAAE, from the coding sequence ATGCTGCGTTCGATCCTAGGGCCGCGTCTGGTCGTCTTTGCCTGGGGCAACGAAAGCCGCGGCGATGATGCGCTGGGGCCGCGGCTGGCCGCGCGCATCGCCCAGGCGGGCTGGAGCCACATCACCCTGATCGAGGATGTGCAGCTGCAGGTCGAACATGCGCTGGATCTGGTCGGTCAGGATCTGGCGCTGTTCATCGATGCGGGGATGGGCACGCCCGCGCCCTTTGCCTTCGTGCAGGCGGTGCCGCGCCGGTTTCTCGGGCCCTCGACCAGCCTTGGCATCGGTCCCGAGGGGGTTCTGGAAGCCTATCGCCAGGTCATGCATGACGAGCCGCCGCCCGCCTTCGTGCTGTGCCTGCGCGGCGAAAGCTTCGCGCTGGAAGAGGGTCTCAGCGCCGCGGCCCGGGCGCATCTGGCGCAGGCCTGGGGCTTTCTGATCCCGCTCCTCTCCTGGCCCGGGATCGACCGCTGGCAGGCGGCGCTGACCGGCCCGGCCGAGGATCTGTTCCCCGCCAGCGACGATCGCCGCTCTGCCGCCGAGTGA
- a CDS encoding sensor histidine kinase, with product MPRLPVKDSPPRFDPAPLAGLLPGHAAGDAVWVDVLSAVDRTYAELVDYQERLERQNHELEDLRSYLGSIFASVSDALIVVSRAGEVLGTSASVEALTGQGAGVWQGRPLAALFDPASGPRLDRVLAEAANRRAPVTVEAALLGPGGPAPLELSVSPRLDERDRLIGYVLTGRPLGELRQAYSELERSHAALIAAQAQLVRNEKLASLGRLLAGVAHELNNPISFVYANAHAMERYAAKFETYFAAVQAGATREELVALRESLKLEREVGNLRTAIDGARDGAERVRAIVEDLRRLSSDGTGEQVVFDLVATAGVAADWVRRGSKTAVAVDFTGLAALEVIGRPGHIQQVVMNLVQNALDAMGDFQDGRIRIEARIAAGRGELVVSDTGPGVAEDVAPTIFDPFFTTKDVGKGTGLGLSISAKIVEEHGGRLRLLPESPLGGACFCFDLALAGDPA from the coding sequence ATGCCCCGACTGCCAGTCAAGGACAGTCCGCCCCGTTTCGATCCGGCCCCTTTGGCCGGTCTGCTGCCCGGTCACGCGGCGGGCGATGCGGTCTGGGTCGATGTGCTCTCGGCCGTCGATCGCACCTATGCGGAACTTGTCGATTATCAGGAACGGCTGGAGCGGCAGAACCACGAACTCGAAGACCTGCGCTCTTATCTCGGTTCGATCTTCGCCTCGGTTTCGGATGCGCTGATCGTCGTCTCGCGCGCGGGGGAGGTGCTGGGCACTTCGGCCTCGGTCGAGGCGCTGACCGGGCAGGGGGCGGGGGTCTGGCAGGGGCGGCCCTTGGCGGCGCTGTTCGATCCGGCCTCGGGGCCGCGGCTTGATCGCGTGCTGGCCGAGGCGGCGAACCGCCGTGCCCCGGTCACGGTCGAGGCGGCCCTGCTGGGTCCGGGCGGTCCGGCGCCGCTGGAACTTTCGGTCAGCCCGCGGCTGGACGAGCGGGATCGCCTCATCGGCTATGTGCTGACCGGCCGCCCGCTGGGGGAATTGCGTCAGGCCTATTCCGAGCTGGAACGCTCGCATGCGGCGCTGATCGCGGCACAGGCGCAGCTGGTGCGCAACGAAAAGCTGGCTTCGCTGGGCCGTCTGCTCGCGGGCGTCGCGCATGAGCTGAACAACCCGATTTCCTTCGTTTACGCCAATGCCCATGCGATGGAGCGCTACGCCGCGAAATTCGAGACCTATTTCGCCGCGGTGCAGGCGGGCGCGACGCGCGAGGAGCTGGTGGCCCTGCGCGAGAGCCTGAAACTGGAACGCGAGGTCGGCAATCTGCGCACCGCGATCGACGGCGCCCGCGACGGGGCCGAGCGGGTCCGCGCCATCGTCGAGGATCTGCGGCGGCTCTCCTCGGACGGCACCGGCGAGCAGGTGGTCTTCGATCTGGTCGCCACCGCCGGGGTGGCGGCCGATTGGGTGCGGCGCGGCTCGAAAACCGCGGTGGCGGTCGATTTCACCGGCCTTGCCGCGCTCGAGGTGATCGGGCGGCCCGGCCATATCCAGCAGGTGGTGATGAATCTGGTGCAGAACGCGCTCGATGCGATGGGCGATTTTCAGGACGGCCGCATCCGCATCGAGGCCCGGATCGCGGCCGGGCGGGGCGAGCTGGTCGTGTCCGACACCGGCCCGGGCGTGGCCGAAGACGTGGCGCCGACGATTTTCGACCCGTTCTTCACCACCAAGGATGTCGGCAAGGGCACCGGGCTGGGCCTCTCGATCAGCGCCAAGATCGTCGAGGAACATGGCGGGCGGCTGCGGCTTTTGCCCGAAAGCCCGCTGGGCGGCGCCTGTTTTTGCTTCGATCTGGCGCTGGCGGGGGACCCGGCATGA
- a CDS encoding NADH-quinone oxidoreductase subunit B family protein produces MKVLWLQASGCGGCTMSALCAEAPDLIDTLATAGVEFLWHPALSLATGGEVRQLLQALEAGEIALDCLAVEGAIARGPMGTGRFQMLSGTGRSMLDWVRALAPLAGHVVAVGSCAAYGGVTSAGGNPSDAVGLAFEGAHPGGVLAAEFRARSGLPVVNIAGCPTHPGWVTETLMLLARGHLAAADLDALGRPLFYAQHLVHHGCPRNEFYEYKASALQLSDLGCMMEHLGCVGTQAVGDCNIRPWNGEGSCTRGGYPCIACTAPEFEEPRHPFTETPKVAGIPVGLPADMPKAWFMALASLSKAATPERIAKNAVAPRLTVPPTIRKPGGRR; encoded by the coding sequence ATGAAGGTTCTGTGGTTGCAGGCCTCGGGCTGCGGCGGCTGCACGATGTCGGCGCTTTGCGCCGAGGCCCCCGATCTGATCGACACCCTGGCCACGGCGGGGGTGGAATTCCTGTGGCATCCGGCGCTCAGCCTCGCCACGGGCGGAGAGGTGCGGCAGCTTTTGCAGGCTCTGGAAGCGGGCGAGATCGCGCTCGACTGTCTGGCCGTCGAGGGGGCGATCGCCCGCGGGCCGATGGGCACGGGGCGGTTTCAGATGCTTTCGGGCACCGGGCGGTCGATGCTTGACTGGGTGCGGGCGCTGGCGCCGCTGGCCGGGCATGTCGTCGCGGTGGGCTCTTGCGCCGCTTATGGCGGCGTGACCTCGGCCGGGGGGAACCCGTCGGATGCGGTCGGGCTGGCCTTTGAGGGCGCGCATCCGGGGGGCGTGCTGGCGGCCGAGTTCCGCGCCCGCTCGGGCCTGCCGGTGGTGAATATCGCGGGCTGCCCGACCCATCCGGGCTGGGTGACCGAGACGCTGATGCTGCTGGCGCGCGGGCACCTGGCCGCGGCGGATCTGGATGCGCTGGGCAGACCGCTGTTTTATGCACAACATCTGGTGCATCATGGTTGCCCGCGCAACGAATTCTATGAATACAAGGCCTCGGCGCTGCAGCTGTCGGATCTGGGCTGCATGATGGAACATCTGGGCTGCGTCGGCACGCAAGCCGTGGGCGATTGCAACATCCGCCCCTGGAACGGCGAGGGTTCCTGCACCCGGGGCGGCTATCCCTGCATCGCCTGCACCGCGCCGGAGTTCGAGGAACCCCGCCACCCCTTCACCGAAACGCCGAAGGTCGCGGGGATTCCGGTGGGCCTGCCCGCCGACATGCCGAAGGCCTGGTTCATGGCGCTGGCCTCGCTGTCCAAGGCCGCCACGCCCGAGCGGATCGCGAAGAACGCCGTGGCCCCGCGCCTGACCGTGCCGCCGACGATCCGCAAGCCCGGGGGGCGGCGATGA